In one window of Bradyrhizobium diazoefficiens DNA:
- a CDS encoding GrlR family regulatory protein, whose amino-acid sequence MKNGLYSIHIHMLDGVKGRDSGVLILRDGVLLGGGPYFWSRGSYTVGNGTSKNGTWKGELATNQHSPFADPLVRPLFAGAEATSGFSGTFSEEGAEVFGTVLVAGHRSLGFRASLKRLAEI is encoded by the coding sequence ATGAAGAACGGGCTCTACTCCATCCACATCCACATGCTCGACGGCGTGAAGGGCCGCGACAGCGGCGTGTTGATCTTGCGCGATGGCGTGCTGCTCGGCGGCGGGCCTTACTTCTGGTCGCGCGGCTCCTACACGGTCGGCAACGGCACGTCGAAGAACGGCACCTGGAAGGGCGAGCTTGCCACCAACCAGCATTCGCCGTTCGCCGATCCGCTCGTTCGGCCGCTGTTCGCCGGCGCAGAGGCGACCAGCGGCTTCTCCGGAACGTTCAGCGAGGAGGGGGCCGAGGTGTTCGGCACGGTGCTGGTCGCGGGCCATCGCAGCCTCGGTTTTCGCGCATCGCTGAAGCGGCTCGCGGAGATCTGA
- a CDS encoding HU family DNA-binding protein, which yields MAKMTKTQLIDAIAEGTQLAKNDVKSVIEYMATVGYKELNESGEFVIPGFVKMSVVNKPATEARMGVNPFTKEPMQFAAKPASKSVKASPLKVAKDSV from the coding sequence ATGGCGAAGATGACCAAGACCCAGTTGATCGATGCGATTGCCGAAGGCACGCAGCTTGCGAAGAACGACGTGAAGTCGGTCATCGAGTACATGGCGACGGTCGGCTACAAGGAGCTCAACGAGTCCGGCGAGTTCGTTATTCCCGGTTTCGTGAAGATGTCGGTCGTCAACAAGCCTGCGACCGAAGCCCGCATGGGCGTCAACCCCTTCACCAAGGAGCCGATGCAGTTCGCGGCCAAGCCGGCGAGCAAGTCGGTCAAGGCCTCGCCGCTGAAGGTCGCCAAGGACTCCGTCTGA